A region from the Melioribacteraceae bacterium 4301-Me genome encodes:
- a CDS encoding PG0541 family transporter-associated protein has product MKAVMIVYNHGITEEINEALENLGIRGFTRFLNVHGQGSQKGEPHLGTHIWPSQNAVVFTVIKNELVDPLLEKIKEINKEAEEQGLHAFVWDVEKMV; this is encoded by the coding sequence ATGAAAGCTGTAATGATAGTATACAATCATGGAATCACCGAAGAAATAAACGAAGCTTTAGAAAATTTAGGAATAAGAGGTTTCACAAGATTTTTGAATGTGCATGGGCAAGGCAGCCAAAAAGGTGAACCGCACTTGGGTACGCACATCTGGCCCAGTCAAAATGCTGTTGTATTTACAGTAATTAAAAACGAATTGGTTGATCCTTTATTAGAAAAAATTAAGGAAATAAATAAAGAGGCCGAAGAGCAGGGCCTGCATGCATTCGTATGGGATGTTGAGAAGATGGTGTGA
- a CDS encoding patatin-like phospholipase family protein encodes MIHKNNSLKIGLALGSGAARGLTHIGVLKAIEEHGIKIDYISGSSIGALIGAAYAIGMSAQEIEDIAIQTDWKLMAKIFLPSLSLSSIVNTKYLSEFLSTWFGNKTFDDLKIPFSAVTTDIQTGRMVVLEKGDLLSAIRASISIPVIFSPVTIGKYKLVDGGLVNPTPVDVVKKKGIDKVIAVNLRRFGTYGIGQENGKQIPEVNKKVKELSLNEKIQYFIKHPINFLNDNSNEKIPDPKIWSVLYQMFIIVQVQISDLTMQIAKPDILIEPNTSDFKVFEFSKAKELIEVGYSTAKKQLKNFD; translated from the coding sequence ATGATACATAAAAATAATTCTCTTAAAATTGGTTTAGCGCTCGGCAGCGGTGCTGCTCGTGGATTAACTCATATTGGTGTTTTAAAAGCTATTGAAGAGCACGGAATAAAAATAGATTATATCTCCGGAAGCAGTATTGGGGCTTTAATTGGAGCGGCTTATGCCATTGGAATGAGTGCACAGGAAATTGAAGATATTGCTATACAGACTGACTGGAAACTAATGGCAAAAATATTTTTACCCTCTCTGTCTTTATCCTCCATTGTAAACACGAAATACCTATCAGAATTTTTAAGCACTTGGTTTGGCAACAAAACCTTTGATGATCTTAAAATACCCTTCTCAGCGGTTACAACAGATATTCAAACCGGAAGGATGGTCGTCTTAGAAAAAGGCGACTTACTTTCTGCTATTAGAGCGAGCATTTCCATTCCCGTAATTTTTTCACCTGTAACAATCGGTAAATACAAACTTGTTGATGGCGGATTAGTCAACCCAACTCCAGTTGATGTAGTTAAAAAGAAAGGGATTGATAAAGTAATCGCAGTTAATCTGAGAAGATTTGGAACTTACGGAATCGGTCAAGAAAACGGTAAACAAATTCCGGAAGTAAATAAGAAAGTTAAAGAGTTATCATTAAACGAAAAGATACAATACTTTATCAAACACCCCATTAATTTTCTGAATGATAATTCGAATGAAAAAATCCCCGACCCCAAAATTTGGAGTGTGCTTTATCAAATGTTTATCATCGTGCAAGTTCAAATTAGTGATTTAACAATGCAAATCGCCAAACCAGATATTCTTATTGAACCGAATACAAGTGACTTCAAAGTTTTTGAGTTTAGCAAAGCAAAGGAATTAATTGAAGTTGGTTACTCGACAGCAAAAAAACAATTGAAGAATTTTGACTGA